A window of the Candidatus Kapaibacterium thiocyanatum genome harbors these coding sequences:
- a CDS encoding two-component system response regulator translates to MKSIHILLIEDNEGDILLTTEAFQESRIVNTISVIRDGKEAITFFEPTSEPEKLPDLVLLDINLPKKSGHEVLMHIKTTERYKHIPVIMLTTSSSEKDILKSYNNYANCFITKPVEVADFMDAIDRIEDFWINIVSIPKR, encoded by the coding sequence ATGAAATCGATACATATCCTCCTGATCGAAGATAACGAAGGTGATATTCTTCTGACGACGGAGGCCTTCCAGGAGAGCAGGATCGTCAACACCATCTCCGTCATCAGGGACGGGAAGGAAGCCATCACCTTCTTCGAGCCGACGTCGGAGCCGGAGAAACTTCCTGACCTCGTCCTGCTCGACATCAACCTTCCGAAGAAGAGCGGGCATGAAGTGCTCATGCATATCAAGACGACGGAGCGCTACAAGCACATTCCCGTCATCATGCTCACGACATCGTCATCGGAAAAGGACATCCTCAAGTCCTACAACAACTATGCGAACTGCTTCATCACGAAGCCCGTCGAAGTCGCGGATTTCATGGATGCCATCGACAGGATAGAGGACTTCTGGATCAACATCGTTTCCATTCCGAAGAGATAG